The following proteins are co-located in the Micromonospora viridifaciens genome:
- the rpmE gene encoding 50S ribosomal protein L31: MKQNIHPEYVTTEVRCSCGNIFTTRSTAKGGQISVETCSACHPFYTGKQRVLDTAGRVAKFQQKYAKVQAKKAK, encoded by the coding sequence ATGAAGCAGAACATCCACCCGGAGTACGTGACCACCGAGGTCCGCTGCTCCTGCGGCAACATCTTCACCACCCGCAGCACCGCCAAGGGCGGTCAGATCAGCGTCGAGACCTGCAGCGCCTGCCACCCGTTCTACACCGGCAAGCAGCGCGTCCTCGACACCGCCGGTCGGGTCGCGAAGTTCCAGCAGAAGTACGCCAAGGTTCAGGCCAAGAAGGCCAAGTAG
- a CDS encoding serine hydroxymethyltransferase, which translates to MENVGDGFWGPDFQELSAVDPEIAGVVLGELARLRGGLQLIASENLTSPAVLAALGSTLTNKYAEGYPGRRYYGGCAEVDRAEEIGIARAKELFGAEHANLQPHSGASANLAAYAALVQPGDTVLAMDLPHGGHLTHGSRVNFSGKWFHAVGYRVRPDTELIDYDEVRDLARAHRPKMIICGATAYPRLIDFARFREIADEVDAYLMVDAAHFIGLVAGGAIPSPVPYADVVCATTHKVLRGPRGGMILCREALAARIDKAVFPFTQGGPLMHAVAAKAVALREAAQPDFRAYAAQVISNAQALAEGLTAEGMRPVSGGTDTHLALIDLRALGVTGADAEARCDAARITLNKNAIPYDPQKPMVASGLRVGTPSVTTQGMREGEMRTIAALIARAVRTDPAAPGGADELARIAADVTELVTAFPAYPRG; encoded by the coding sequence GTGGAGAACGTGGGGGATGGGTTCTGGGGGCCGGACTTCCAGGAGCTCAGCGCCGTCGACCCGGAGATCGCCGGGGTGGTGCTGGGGGAGTTGGCGCGGCTGCGTGGCGGTCTGCAACTGATCGCCAGCGAGAACCTCACCTCGCCGGCCGTGCTGGCCGCGCTCGGCTCCACGCTGACCAACAAGTACGCCGAGGGCTACCCGGGCCGGCGGTACTACGGCGGCTGCGCCGAGGTGGACCGGGCCGAGGAGATCGGCATCGCCCGGGCCAAGGAGCTGTTCGGCGCCGAGCACGCCAACCTCCAGCCGCACTCGGGCGCCAGCGCCAACCTGGCCGCGTACGCCGCGCTGGTGCAGCCGGGTGACACCGTGCTGGCGATGGACCTGCCGCACGGCGGCCACCTCACCCACGGCAGCCGGGTGAACTTCTCCGGCAAGTGGTTCCACGCGGTCGGCTACCGGGTCCGGCCCGACACCGAGCTGATCGACTACGACGAGGTACGCGACCTGGCCCGGGCGCACCGGCCCAAGATGATCATCTGTGGCGCGACGGCGTACCCGCGGCTGATCGACTTCGCCCGGTTCCGGGAGATCGCCGACGAGGTCGACGCGTACCTGATGGTGGACGCGGCGCACTTCATCGGGCTGGTCGCCGGTGGGGCGATCCCGTCCCCGGTGCCGTACGCCGACGTGGTCTGCGCCACCACCCACAAGGTGCTGCGCGGCCCGCGCGGCGGCATGATCCTCTGCCGGGAGGCGCTGGCCGCCCGGATCGACAAGGCGGTCTTCCCGTTCACCCAGGGCGGCCCGCTGATGCACGCGGTCGCCGCCAAGGCGGTCGCGCTGCGCGAGGCCGCCCAGCCCGACTTCCGCGCGTACGCTGCCCAGGTGATCAGCAACGCGCAGGCGCTCGCCGAGGGGTTGACCGCCGAGGGCATGCGGCCGGTCTCCGGCGGCACCGACACCCATCTGGCCCTGATCGACCTGCGCGCGCTCGGGGTGACCGGGGCGGACGCGGAGGCGCGCTGTGACGCCGCCCGCATCACGCTCAACAAGAACGCCATCCCGTACGACCCGCAGAAGCCGATGGTCGCCTCCGGCCTCCGGGTGGGCACGCCGAGCGTCACCACCCAGGGCATGCGGGAGGGCGAGATGCGCACCATCGCCGCGCTGATCGCCCGGGC
- the prfA gene encoding peptide chain release factor 1 produces MSSERLAALLDEYAELEKRLADPAIHADQGTARRFGRRYAELVPLHKAAGELEQARADLVAARELAAEDPAFAAEAEAIAESLPALEERLAELLIPRDPHDAKDVIVEIKAGEGGEESALFAGDLLRMYTRYAERHGWVTEVIDAQESDLGGVKDVSLAIKTKGVPEGGNGVWSRLKWEGGVHRVQRVPVTESQGRIHTSAAGVLVLPEAEDVDVTIDPNDLRIDVFRSSGPGGQSVNTTDSAVRITHVPTGIVVSCQNEKSQLQNREQALRILRARLLAAAQEQADAAASDARKAQVRTVDRSERIRTYNFPQNRITDHRIGYTAYNLDLALAGELDGVLDALAEADRAARLAGETELSRR; encoded by the coding sequence ATGAGCAGTGAGCGTCTGGCCGCCCTCCTCGACGAGTACGCCGAGCTGGAGAAGCGGCTGGCCGACCCGGCCATCCACGCCGACCAGGGCACCGCCCGGCGGTTCGGCCGGCGCTACGCCGAGCTGGTCCCGCTGCACAAGGCCGCCGGCGAGCTGGAGCAGGCCCGGGCCGACCTGGTCGCCGCCCGCGAGCTGGCCGCCGAGGATCCGGCCTTCGCCGCCGAGGCCGAGGCGATCGCCGAGTCCCTGCCGGCGCTGGAGGAGCGGCTGGCGGAGCTGCTGATCCCGCGTGACCCGCACGACGCCAAGGACGTGATCGTCGAGATCAAGGCCGGCGAGGGCGGCGAGGAGTCGGCGCTGTTCGCCGGTGACCTGCTCCGGATGTACACCAGGTACGCCGAGCGGCACGGCTGGGTCACCGAGGTGATCGACGCGCAGGAGTCCGACCTCGGCGGGGTCAAGGACGTCTCCCTGGCGATCAAGACCAAGGGCGTGCCGGAGGGCGGCAACGGGGTCTGGTCGCGGCTCAAGTGGGAGGGCGGCGTGCACCGGGTGCAGCGCGTCCCGGTCACCGAGTCGCAGGGCCGGATCCACACCAGCGCGGCCGGCGTGCTGGTGCTGCCGGAGGCCGAGGACGTCGACGTCACCATCGACCCGAACGACCTGCGGATCGACGTGTTCCGTTCGTCCGGGCCCGGCGGGCAGTCGGTCAACACCACCGACTCGGCGGTCCGGATCACCCACGTGCCGACCGGCATCGTGGTTTCCTGCCAGAACGAGAAGTCGCAGCTGCAGAACCGGGAGCAGGCCCTGCGGATCCTGCGGGCCCGGCTGCTGGCCGCGGCCCAGGAGCAGGCCGACGCGGCCGCCTCGGACGCCCGGAAGGCGCAGGTCCGGACGGTGGACCGGTCGGAGCGGATCCGCACGTACAACTTCCCGCAGAACCGGATCACCGATCACCGGATCGGCTACACCGCGTACAACCTGGACCTGGCCCTCGCCGGGGAGCTGGACGGCGTGCTGGACGCCCTCGCCGAGGCCGACCGCGCCGCCCGCCTGGCCGGCGAGACCGAGCTGTCCCGCCGCTGA
- a CDS encoding arsenate reductase/protein-tyrosine-phosphatase family protein, translating to MPPFTVLHVCMGNICRSPMAERLLVLAVRERLRRLGVDPAAVDELVHSHSAGTGGWHAGEQMNPPAARQVTSRGGDVVGFAARKLRSDLIDATDLVLTATADQQEYVVALRPDAASRTFVLGEFGRLLGGVERSGLPPVETTPAGVYARGVALVAAVDAARQGAGPLPTDDLDDPWGRGDQCFTRVADEIEETVHPLAAALLS from the coding sequence GTGCCGCCGTTCACCGTCCTGCACGTCTGCATGGGCAACATCTGCCGGTCGCCGATGGCCGAGCGGCTGCTGGTGCTCGCCGTCCGGGAGCGGCTGCGCCGCCTCGGCGTCGACCCGGCCGCCGTCGACGAGCTGGTGCACAGCCACAGCGCCGGCACCGGCGGCTGGCACGCCGGCGAGCAGATGAACCCGCCGGCCGCCCGGCAGGTCACCTCGCGCGGCGGTGACGTGGTGGGCTTCGCGGCCCGCAAGCTCCGCTCCGACCTCATCGACGCCACCGACCTGGTGCTCACCGCCACGGCCGACCAGCAGGAGTACGTGGTGGCGCTGCGCCCGGACGCCGCGTCCCGCACGTTCGTGCTCGGTGAGTTCGGCCGGCTGCTGGGCGGGGTGGAGCGGTCTGGGCTGCCCCCGGTCGAAACCACCCCGGCGGGGGTGTACGCCCGGGGCGTGGCCCTGGTGGCCGCCGTGGACGCGGCCCGGCAGGGTGCCGGCCCGCTGCCGACCGACGATCTGGACGATCCGTGGGGCCGGGGCGACCAGTGCTTCACCCGGGTGGCCGACGAGATCGAGGAGACGGTGCACCCGCTGGCGGCCGCGCTGCTGTCCTGA
- a CDS encoding L-threonylcarbamoyladenylate synthase produces MLYDCRSLADRDRGIAAAIEAVKNGELVVLPTDTVYGIGADAFTPYAVKALADAKGSRQAPPVLIGSRHTLDGLVFSLPRAARDLVEAFWPGALTIVVEHSPSLSWDLGDSSGTVAVRMPLHPVALEVLRETGPMAVASANKIGQPAALTAEEAREQLGYGVRAYLEAGPALDPVPSTIVDLTGDVPRLLRQGAVSLAKLREVVPDLLDEQGV; encoded by the coding sequence ATGCTCTACGACTGTCGGTCGCTCGCCGACCGGGACCGCGGCATCGCCGCTGCCATCGAGGCGGTCAAGAACGGGGAGCTCGTCGTCCTGCCGACCGACACGGTCTACGGCATCGGCGCCGACGCCTTCACCCCGTACGCGGTGAAGGCCCTCGCGGACGCCAAGGGCTCCCGGCAGGCGCCCCCGGTGCTGATCGGCTCCCGGCACACCCTCGACGGCCTGGTCTTCTCGCTGCCCCGCGCGGCCCGCGACCTGGTCGAGGCGTTCTGGCCGGGTGCGTTGACCATCGTGGTGGAGCACTCGCCGAGCCTGTCGTGGGACCTGGGCGACTCCAGCGGCACGGTGGCGGTGCGGATGCCGCTGCACCCGGTGGCGCTGGAAGTGCTGCGGGAGACCGGCCCGATGGCGGTGGCCTCGGCCAACAAGATCGGGCAGCCCGCCGCCCTCACCGCCGAGGAGGCCCGCGAGCAGCTCGGCTACGGCGTCCGTGCCTACCTGGAGGCCGGGCCGGCCCTGGATCCGGTGCCCAGCACCATCGTCGACCTCACCGGCGACGTGCCCCGGCTGCTGCGCCAGGGCGCGGTGTCGCTGGCGAAGCTGCGCGAAGTGGTGCCGGACCTCCTCGACGAGCAGGGGGTCTGA
- the prmC gene encoding peptide chain release factor N(5)-glutamine methyltransferase, whose protein sequence is MTSLPQHPSKGTERERPSLAVARAARALAAAGIEAPRAEAEQLAAYVLDVPRGRLALAAGFTPAQRDRLDELVARRAAREPLQHLTGSAGFRHLELAVGPGVFVPRPETELLAGWGVEQGRRIGCPLVVDLCSGSGAIALAVAQELPDARVVAVERSPAALAWLRRNAADRAAAGDTPVEVVAADVTDPRLLADLVGRVDVLLCNPPYVPRSVVVSPDVAGHDPDEAVFGGADGLEVIRPVVARAAELLRPGGVLAVEHDDTHGTAVPTLLAADGRYERIEEHRDLVGRPRFATAFRRTDGPHDEPGPAWQTGSS, encoded by the coding sequence GTGACCTCCCTCCCGCAACACCCGTCCAAAGGGACAGAACGCGAGCGCCCCTCACTGGCGGTCGCCCGGGCGGCCCGAGCCCTGGCCGCGGCCGGGATCGAGGCACCGCGTGCGGAGGCCGAGCAGCTCGCCGCGTACGTGCTGGACGTGCCGCGCGGCCGGCTGGCGCTGGCCGCCGGGTTCACCCCGGCCCAGCGCGACCGGCTCGACGAGCTGGTGGCGCGGCGGGCGGCCCGCGAACCCCTCCAGCACCTCACCGGTTCCGCCGGCTTCCGGCACCTGGAGCTGGCGGTCGGCCCCGGGGTGTTCGTGCCCCGCCCGGAGACCGAGCTGCTCGCCGGCTGGGGCGTCGAGCAGGGGCGGCGGATCGGCTGCCCGCTGGTGGTGGACCTGTGCAGCGGCTCCGGCGCGATCGCCCTGGCGGTGGCCCAGGAACTGCCCGACGCTCGGGTGGTGGCGGTGGAACGCTCCCCGGCGGCGCTGGCCTGGCTCCGCCGCAACGCTGCCGACCGGGCCGCCGCCGGGGACACCCCGGTCGAGGTGGTGGCGGCCGACGTCACCGACCCGCGGCTCCTCGCCGACCTGGTGGGCCGGGTCGACGTGCTGCTCTGCAACCCGCCGTACGTGCCCCGCTCGGTGGTGGTGTCGCCCGACGTGGCCGGGCACGACCCGGACGAGGCGGTGTTCGGCGGGGCGGACGGGCTGGAGGTGATCCGACCGGTGGTCGCCCGGGCGGCCGAGCTGCTCCGCCCCGGTGGCGTGCTCGCCGTCGAGCACGACGACACCCATGGCACGGCGGTGCCGACGCTGCTCGCCGCCGACGGCCGGTACGAGCGCATCGAGGAGCACCGGGACCTGGTCGGGCGCCCCCGGTTCGCCACCGCGTTCCGGCGTACGGACGGCCCGCACGACGAGCCCGGCCCGGCGTGGCAGACTGGCTCCTCGTGA
- a CDS encoding phosphodiester glycosidase family protein: MRTRSRSARLAGVLLLTPLLTLAGPVPPGVAAPAGEPRTPAEDAPAASSRPDSSVALAEPAVAGGLEPAGGLETAKTTRPVAPGLDLTSFDRYDANGWLRADALTADLSGGVTVDYVNSGEVTRDEPLRAAVDRARAVAAVNGDFFDINASGAAQGIGIRSGELIQSPIAGHPNAAAISAEGLGRVIQVGFEGTATLPAGPVSLTQFNNMVQRDGVGVFTPLWGTYSRRRAVEGAARVVEVTVTGGKVASVATTAGEGPIPAGTTMLLGREAGADALAKLRPGDPVDLTWRPKASDGGSVRAAVGGGNVLVRDGVVQDIADQSLAPRTSVGFSADGRKMIMLTVDGRQVDSRGVTQTELGRMMRELGAWTALNLDGGGSSTLLAREPGAATVQVENSPSDGSERPVPNGLAIYAPPGSGRLTGYWLETASDPTSAPGVAPIRGGRPDRVFPGLTRRLTAAGYDETYGPAAGAPHWRANPAAQGTVGADGVFRADRPGRSTVTAWRGSARGTLELTVLGPLDRIDSTVDRLGLNRPGDTGLFGVVGYDAEGNTAPIEPADLRLEYDHDLLAVTPTDDGNLSVRALGDGSALITVQVGAKTTVLPVTVGLTDVPVAGFDNAAAWKFSQARASGSVAPAPGHTGTGLKMSYDFGQSTGTRAAYADPPAWIEVPGQPQAFGMWIHANGKGEWPSLHLHDAQDTQFVLRGPYLTWTGWRYVEFAVPAGVQYPVRVRRFYVAETDPAKQYTSEVVIDDLVARVPPTVQAPDEENRTDRVVLRDGTVDGAPWRFAVLSDAQFVAADPGSELVAQARRTLREIRAAKPDFVIIDGDFVDTAYPADFALAKRILDEELGGELPYYYVPGNHEIMGAPIGNFKAVFGDTSRVFDHEGTRFVTLDTSTGSLRGGGFDQVKLLRDTLDAAAGDPAVGSVAVFFHHPPRDPTPAKASQLGDRKEAALVEQWLADFQHRTGKGALMVNGHVGTFHAGRVDGVPYVINGNSGKNPSTPPQLGGFTGWTEFGVDPVTPEEAERARRDPLVEGPRWIEAEFHAHVDRLALAAPASVPVGTPATVTATLTQPGGRTVPVAAPVSADWSGSPNLHIGSPDGVKPWHVARFDPATGQLTALRPGGQVLLAVTVNGVRAQATVTLTAAQAPAA; this comes from the coding sequence ATGCGTACCCGCAGTCGATCCGCCCGTCTCGCCGGCGTCCTGCTGCTGACGCCGCTGCTCACCCTGGCCGGGCCCGTGCCGCCCGGCGTCGCGGCGCCCGCGGGCGAGCCGCGTACCCCGGCCGAGGACGCCCCGGCCGCCTCCTCCCGCCCCGACTCGTCGGTCGCCCTGGCCGAACCCGCCGTCGCCGGCGGCCTGGAACCGGCCGGCGGCCTGGAGACCGCCAAGACCACCCGTCCGGTCGCCCCCGGACTCGACCTGACCTCGTTCGACCGGTACGACGCCAACGGCTGGCTGCGCGCGGACGCGCTCACCGCCGACCTGTCCGGCGGCGTCACCGTGGACTACGTCAACTCCGGCGAGGTGACCCGGGACGAGCCGCTGCGCGCCGCGGTGGACCGCGCCCGAGCCGTGGCCGCCGTCAACGGCGACTTCTTCGACATCAACGCCTCCGGTGCCGCCCAGGGCATCGGCATCCGCTCCGGCGAGCTGATCCAGTCGCCGATCGCCGGGCACCCCAACGCCGCCGCGATCAGCGCCGAGGGGTTGGGCCGGGTCATTCAGGTGGGCTTCGAGGGCACCGCCACCCTGCCGGCCGGGCCGGTGTCGCTGACCCAGTTCAACAACATGGTGCAGCGCGACGGCGTCGGCGTCTTCACGCCGCTCTGGGGGACGTACTCCCGCAGGCGTGCCGTGGAGGGCGCGGCGCGGGTGGTCGAGGTGACGGTGACCGGCGGAAAGGTCGCGTCGGTGGCCACCACGGCGGGGGAGGGGCCGATCCCGGCCGGGACGACCATGCTGCTCGGCCGCGAGGCCGGCGCGGACGCCCTCGCCAAGCTGCGTCCCGGCGATCCAGTCGATCTGACCTGGCGGCCGAAGGCGTCCGACGGCGGCAGCGTGCGCGCCGCGGTCGGCGGCGGCAACGTGCTGGTCCGCGACGGCGTGGTGCAGGACATCGCCGACCAGAGCCTCGCCCCGCGCACCTCCGTCGGCTTCTCCGCCGACGGGCGCAAAATGATCATGCTGACCGTGGACGGCCGGCAGGTGGACAGCCGCGGCGTCACCCAGACCGAGCTGGGCCGGATGATGCGCGAGCTGGGCGCGTGGACGGCGCTGAACCTCGACGGCGGCGGCTCCTCGACGCTGCTGGCCCGCGAGCCCGGCGCGGCCACGGTCCAGGTGGAGAACAGCCCGTCGGACGGCAGCGAGCGCCCCGTCCCCAACGGCCTGGCGATCTACGCGCCACCGGGCAGCGGCCGGCTGACCGGCTACTGGCTGGAGACCGCGAGCGACCCGACCAGCGCGCCGGGCGTCGCCCCGATCCGGGGTGGCCGGCCGGACCGGGTCTTCCCCGGGCTCACCCGCCGGCTCACCGCCGCCGGCTACGACGAGACGTACGGGCCGGCGGCCGGCGCACCGCACTGGCGGGCCAACCCGGCCGCCCAGGGCACGGTCGGCGCCGACGGCGTGTTCCGGGCCGACCGGCCCGGCCGCAGCACCGTCACCGCCTGGCGGGGCAGTGCGCGCGGCACCCTGGAGCTGACCGTGCTCGGCCCGCTGGACCGGATCGACTCCACCGTGGACCGGCTCGGCCTCAACCGGCCGGGCGACACCGGGCTCTTCGGCGTGGTGGGCTACGACGCCGAGGGCAACACCGCCCCGATCGAGCCGGCCGACCTGCGCCTGGAGTACGACCACGACCTGCTCGCGGTCACCCCGACCGACGACGGCAACCTTTCCGTGCGGGCCCTCGGTGACGGCTCCGCCCTGATCACCGTCCAAGTCGGAGCGAAGACCACCGTGCTGCCGGTGACCGTCGGGCTGACCGACGTGCCGGTGGCCGGCTTCGACAATGCCGCCGCCTGGAAGTTCAGCCAGGCCCGGGCCAGCGGCTCCGTCGCCCCGGCGCCGGGCCACACCGGCACCGGCCTGAAGATGTCGTACGACTTCGGCCAGTCCACCGGCACCCGGGCCGCGTACGCCGACCCGCCCGCCTGGATCGAGGTGCCCGGCCAGCCGCAGGCGTTCGGCATGTGGATCCACGCCAACGGCAAGGGGGAGTGGCCCAGCCTGCACCTGCACGACGCCCAGGACACCCAGTTCGTGCTGCGCGGCCCCTACCTCACCTGGACCGGCTGGCGGTACGTCGAGTTCGCGGTGCCGGCCGGCGTGCAGTACCCGGTCCGGGTGCGCCGGTTCTACGTGGCCGAGACCGACCCGGCCAAGCAGTACACCAGCGAGGTCGTCATCGACGACCTGGTGGCGCGCGTGCCGCCGACGGTGCAGGCGCCGGACGAGGAGAACCGCACCGACCGGGTGGTGCTGCGCGACGGCACGGTGGACGGCGCGCCCTGGCGGTTCGCCGTGCTGTCCGACGCCCAGTTCGTCGCCGCCGACCCGGGCAGCGAACTGGTCGCCCAGGCCCGCCGTACGCTGCGCGAGATCCGGGCGGCGAAGCCCGACTTCGTGATCATCGACGGCGACTTCGTGGACACCGCGTACCCGGCGGACTTCGCCCTGGCCAAGCGGATCCTGGACGAGGAACTCGGCGGCGAGCTGCCCTACTACTACGTCCCGGGCAACCACGAGATCATGGGCGCCCCGATCGGCAACTTCAAGGCCGTGTTCGGCGACACCTCGCGGGTCTTCGACCACGAGGGCACCCGGTTCGTCACGCTGGACACCTCCACCGGCTCGCTGCGCGGTGGCGGCTTCGACCAGGTGAAGCTGCTGCGGGACACGCTCGACGCGGCGGCCGGCGACCCGGCGGTCGGCTCGGTCGCGGTGTTCTTCCACCACCCGCCCCGCGACCCCACCCCGGCCAAGGCCAGCCAGCTCGGCGACCGGAAGGAGGCGGCCCTGGTGGAGCAGTGGCTGGCGGACTTCCAGCACCGCACCGGCAAGGGCGCGCTGATGGTCAACGGGCACGTCGGCACGTTCCACGCCGGACGGGTGGACGGAGTCCCGTACGTGATCAACGGCAACTCGGGCAAGAACCCCTCCACCCCGCCCCAGCTCGGCGGCTTCACCGGCTGGACGGAGTTCGGCGTCGACCCGGTGACCCCGGAGGAGGCCGAGCGGGCCCGGCGTGACCCCCTCGTCGAGGGGCCGCGCTGGATCGAGGCGGAGTTCCACGCCCACGTCGACCGGCTCGCCCTGGCCGCGCCCGCCAGCGTCCCGGTCGGCACCCCGGCGACCGTCACCGCCACGCTCACCCAGCCCGGCGGCCGTACCGTGCCGGTGGCCGCGCCGGTCAGTGCCGACTGGTCCGGCTCGCCCAACCTGCACATCGGCTCGCCCGACGGGGTGAAGCCGTGGCACGTGGCCCGGTTCGACCCGGCGACCGGGCAGCTCACCGCGCTGCGCCCCGGCGGGCAGGTGCTGCTCGCGGTGACCGTCAACGGCGTACGTGCCCAGGCGACGGTGACCCTGACGGCGGCCCAGGCGCCCGCCGCCTGA
- a CDS encoding phosphatase domain-containing protein, which translates to MFRLIATRGLPASGKTTFARRLQPDVVRVNRDDLRRMMHGERLFTQRAEGQVTRVQRAQVEALLAARVSVCVDDTNLRSRTLRDWAELAARFGAAFEVHDFTDVPLEECLRRDAARPEVDRVGEAAIRRLHERYLANRPLPLPVPTARTGGPARVEPARTEQPDIVLVDIDGTVALNVSRSPYDMTRVGEDVPNEAVIAAVRAMHAAGHGVVFCSGRDATARPATEAWLDRHVKVPYLALHLRAVGDHRKDAVVKQEIYEREIRDRYRVVGVFDDRQQVVRMWRSLGLTVFQVAEGDF; encoded by the coding sequence ATCTTCCGCCTGATCGCGACCCGTGGCCTGCCCGCTTCCGGCAAGACCACCTTCGCCCGCCGGCTCCAGCCCGACGTGGTCCGGGTCAACCGGGACGACCTGCGCCGGATGATGCACGGCGAGCGGCTCTTCACCCAGCGGGCCGAGGGGCAGGTCACCCGGGTCCAGCGGGCCCAGGTGGAGGCGCTGCTGGCGGCCCGGGTGAGCGTCTGCGTGGACGACACCAACCTGCGCTCCCGCACCCTCCGCGACTGGGCGGAGCTGGCCGCGCGGTTCGGCGCCGCGTTCGAGGTGCACGACTTCACCGACGTGCCGCTGGAGGAGTGCCTGCGCCGGGACGCCGCCCGCCCCGAGGTGGACCGGGTCGGCGAGGCGGCGATCCGCCGGCTGCACGAGCGTTACCTGGCCAACCGGCCGCTGCCGCTGCCGGTGCCGACCGCGCGTACGGGTGGGCCGGCCCGGGTGGAGCCGGCCCGGACCGAACAGCCGGACATCGTGCTGGTCGACATCGACGGCACGGTCGCGCTGAACGTGTCGCGCAGCCCGTACGACATGACCCGGGTCGGGGAGGACGTGCCGAACGAGGCGGTGATCGCGGCGGTGCGGGCGATGCACGCGGCCGGCCACGGGGTGGTCTTCTGCTCCGGCCGGGACGCGACCGCCCGGCCGGCCACCGAGGCCTGGCTGGACCGGCACGTCAAGGTGCCCTACCTGGCGCTGCACCTGCGTGCGGTCGGCGACCATCGCAAGGACGCGGTGGTGAAGCAGGAGATCTACGAACGGGAGATCCGGGACCGGTACCGGGTGGTCGGCGTCTTCGACGACCGGCAGCAGGTGGTCCGCATGTGGCGCTCCCTCGGCCTCACCGTCTTCCAGGTCGCCGAAGGCGACTTCTGA
- a CDS encoding GGDEF domain-containing protein, whose translation MGWLDRVDDQVDALRHARALQEASRSAEACTVLDRVIRTTADPYARADALVQRLSALINLGRTAEFTRAIEEASAAVRDLAEPYLHGHLNALAALAAHHQGALDRCVTHLVKAARALTADDDPDRDTAWGWHDLAMAYSYLSFHGHALGAIERARQVGLTAGIPEETFAAPGIRLRNAVALDHHGDSDGCLRVLRDVAGDFSRFLRQGRAGNIRPSSLAAYGYAAARRAALGDQVESGGDGDPARLLGYGGDSARARDLRQLGHVCLAVADGRPIEAVARLDTTRVSNETLGAAEPPRLRSIALARAGDHAGAHRADRHAFRLAAQRSDRLRDVYIDGIAARIDHEEMRREAARYEGEALTDPLTGLPNRRRLERYIGAVVARGERVVIGVCDLDGFKAVNTRHGHHSGDLVLQRIAGVINRVMRRGDFVARYGGDEFVVVLPETGMAEAAEVARRIQAAVRTEDWETLVPGTPVGVSIGFAEVTGGSGVSIREALGTAFELADREMLRAKDRRRAS comes from the coding sequence GTGGGCTGGCTCGACCGGGTCGACGACCAGGTTGACGCCCTCCGGCACGCCCGGGCGTTGCAGGAGGCGAGCCGCTCGGCAGAGGCCTGCACGGTCCTCGACCGGGTGATCCGCACCACGGCCGACCCGTACGCACGGGCCGACGCGCTGGTCCAACGCCTCTCCGCGCTGATCAATCTCGGTCGGACGGCCGAGTTCACCCGCGCCATCGAGGAGGCGTCCGCCGCCGTCCGGGACCTGGCCGAGCCGTACCTGCACGGGCACCTCAACGCCCTGGCCGCGCTCGCCGCGCACCACCAGGGGGCGCTCGACCGCTGCGTCACCCACCTGGTGAAGGCGGCCCGGGCGCTGACCGCCGACGACGACCCGGACCGGGACACCGCCTGGGGCTGGCACGACCTGGCGATGGCCTACTCGTACCTCAGCTTCCACGGGCACGCGCTCGGCGCGATCGAACGCGCCCGCCAGGTGGGGCTCACCGCCGGCATCCCGGAGGAGACGTTCGCCGCCCCCGGCATCCGGCTGCGCAACGCGGTCGCGCTGGACCACCACGGCGACAGCGACGGCTGCCTGCGGGTGCTGCGCGACGTGGCGGGCGACTTCAGCCGTTTCCTGCGGCAGGGGCGGGCGGGCAACATCCGGCCCAGCAGCCTGGCCGCGTACGGGTACGCCGCCGCCCGCCGCGCCGCGCTCGGCGACCAGGTGGAGTCCGGCGGCGACGGCGATCCGGCCCGGCTGCTCGGCTACGGCGGGGACAGCGCCCGCGCCCGCGACCTGCGCCAGCTCGGCCACGTCTGCCTGGCCGTCGCAGACGGCCGGCCGATCGAGGCGGTGGCCCGGCTGGACACCACCCGGGTCTCGAACGAGACGCTGGGCGCGGCCGAGCCGCCCCGGCTGCGCAGCATCGCGCTGGCCCGGGCCGGCGACCACGCCGGCGCGCACCGGGCCGACCGGCACGCGTTCCGGTTGGCGGCGCAGCGCAGCGACCGGCTGCGGGACGTCTACATCGACGGCATCGCCGCCCGGATCGACCACGAGGAGATGCGCCGCGAGGCCGCCCGGTACGAGGGCGAGGCGCTCACCGATCCGCTGACCGGGCTGCCCAACCGGCGCCGGCTGGAGCGCTACATCGGGGCGGTGGTGGCCCGGGGCGAGCGGGTGGTGATCGGCGTATGCGACCTGGACGGCTTCAAGGCGGTGAACACGCGCCACGGCCACCACTCCGGCGACCTGGTGCTGCAACGGATCGCCGGGGTGATCAACCGGGTGATGCGGCGCGGCGACTTCGTGGCCCGCTACGGCGGCGACGAGTTCGTGGTGGTGCTACCCGAGACGGGCATGGCCGAGGCGGCCGAGGTGGCCCGCCGGATCCAGGCCGCCGTGCGCACCGAGGACTGGGAAACGCTGGTCCCGGGCACCCCGGTCGGGGTGAGCATCGGCTTCGCCGAGGTCACCGGCGGCTCCGGGGTGAGCATCCGGGAGGCGCTGGGCACCGCGTTCGAGCTCGCCGACCGGGAGATGCTGCGCGCCAAGGACCGCCGCCGAGCCTCCTGA